From Pseudomonas sp. CCI4.2, one genomic window encodes:
- a CDS encoding molybdopterin-synthase adenylyltransferase MoeB, with product MLTDAELLRYSRQILLQHVDIDGQLRLKNSRALIVGLGGLGSPVALYLAAAGVGELHLADFDTVDLTNLQRQIIHDSHSVGMSKVDSAIERLTAINPEVKLIAHRSALDADTLAAVVASVDLVLDCSDNFGTREAVNAASVAARKPLVSGAAIRLEGQLSVFDPRRAESPCYHCLYGHGNEDELTCSEAGVIGPLVGLVGSLQALEALKLLAGFGEPMVGRLLLIDALTSRFRELRVKRDPACSVCGSAHD from the coding sequence ATGCTGACTGACGCGGAACTGTTGCGTTACAGCCGACAGATCCTGTTGCAGCACGTTGATATCGACGGCCAATTACGCCTCAAAAACAGCCGCGCACTCATTGTCGGCCTCGGTGGCCTTGGGTCGCCGGTGGCGTTGTATCTGGCGGCGGCCGGGGTCGGCGAGCTGCATTTGGCTGACTTCGACACCGTGGACCTGACCAATTTGCAGCGGCAGATCATCCACGACAGTCACAGCGTCGGGATGAGCAAAGTCGATTCAGCCATCGAGCGGCTCACCGCCATCAACCCCGAAGTGAAACTGATCGCTCATCGCAGCGCATTGGACGCTGACACCTTGGCGGCTGTGGTTGCGTCAGTGGATCTGGTGCTCGATTGCTCCGACAACTTTGGCACTCGCGAAGCGGTGAACGCGGCCAGCGTCGCGGCCCGTAAACCACTGGTGAGCGGTGCGGCGATTCGCCTGGAAGGCCAACTGTCGGTGTTCGATCCGCGGCGCGCCGAAAGCCCGTGCTACCACTGCCTTTATGGCCACGGCAACGAAGACGAACTGACGTGCAGCGAAGCCGGTGTCATTGGCCCTTTGGTGGGGTTGGTCGGCAGCTTGCAAGCGCTGGAAGCGTTGAAATTGCTGGCTGGTTTCGGTGAACCCATGGTGGGGCGCTTGTTGTTGATTGATGCCTTGACCAGTCGTTTTCGTGAACTCAGGGTCAAGCGCGATCCGGCGTGCAGTGTCTGTGGCTCCGCGCATGACTAA
- the prmC gene encoding peptide chain release factor N(5)-glutamine methyltransferase yields the protein MTIIASLLRAAELPDSPTARLDVELLLAAALGKPRSFLHTWPERIVSTEAALMFASYLERRRTGEPVAYILGQQGFWKLDLEVAPHTLIPRPDTELLVEAALELHATTPTLAPVTVLDLGTGTGAIALALANERSAWVVTAVDRVPEAVALAERNRHRLHLDNATVLNSHWFSALQERRFDLIISNPPYIAAADPHLSAGDVRFEPSSALVAGVDGLDDIRLIIAQAPQHLEAGGWLLLEHGYDQAAAVRDLMASEGFERIHSRMDLGAHERITLGRRPC from the coding sequence ATGACGATTATCGCCAGCTTGTTAAGAGCCGCCGAGCTACCGGATTCGCCGACTGCGCGTCTGGACGTGGAGTTATTGTTGGCCGCAGCGTTGGGGAAGCCTCGGAGCTTCTTGCACACCTGGCCTGAACGCATCGTCAGCACCGAAGCGGCGCTGATGTTTGCGTCCTACCTGGAGCGGCGACGAACCGGTGAGCCCGTGGCTTATATTCTGGGTCAGCAGGGTTTCTGGAAACTCGACCTTGAAGTTGCGCCGCACACGCTGATTCCACGGCCCGACACTGAGCTGTTGGTCGAGGCGGCGCTGGAACTGCATGCGACCACGCCGACATTGGCGCCGGTGACAGTGCTTGACCTCGGAACCGGCACCGGCGCAATTGCCTTGGCGCTGGCAAATGAGCGCTCGGCCTGGGTTGTGACGGCCGTGGACCGTGTGCCTGAAGCGGTGGCCTTGGCGGAGCGCAATCGTCATCGGTTGCACCTGGACAACGCCACCGTCTTGAACAGCCATTGGTTCAGCGCCCTCCAAGAACGGCGTTTCGATCTGATCATTAGTAACCCGCCTTATATCGCGGCCGCCGATCCGCACCTGTCAGCAGGCGATGTGCGGTTTGAGCCGAGCAGTGCGCTGGTGGCCGGCGTTGACGGCCTAGATGACATACGGCTGATCATTGCGCAGGCGCCGCAACACCTCGAAGCGGGTGGTTGGTTGCTGCTGGAGCATGGTTACGATCAGGCCGCTGCCGTACGCGACCTGATGGCCAGCGAAGGGTTTGAACGTATTCACAGTCGCATGGATTTGGGCGCTCACGAACGCATCACCCTTGGCCGTCGTCCATGCTGA
- the prfA gene encoding peptide chain release factor 1: protein MKASLLNKLDILNDRYEELTALLGDAEVISEQNKFRAYSREYAEVEPIVTTYNQLLKVVGDMEGAQALLKDSDPDMREMAGEEVRDAKAQLLDLEGQLQRMLLPKDPNDGRNVFLEIRAGTGGDEAAIFSGDLFRMYSRYAERRGWRVEILSENIGEHGGFKEVIARVEGENVYGKLKFESGAHRVQRVPETESQGRIHTSACTVAVLPEPDEQQVIEINSSDLRVDTYKSSGAGGQHVNKTDSAVRITHLPTGIVVECQEERSQHKNRARAMSWLSAKLNDQQTSAAANAIASERKLLVGSGDRSERIRTYNFPQGRVTDHRVNLTLYSLDEVLAGGVDAVIEPLLAEYQADQLAALGE, encoded by the coding sequence ATGAAAGCTTCACTGCTCAATAAGCTGGACATCCTCAATGACCGTTATGAGGAATTGACCGCACTGCTAGGCGATGCTGAGGTCATTTCCGAGCAAAACAAATTCCGCGCCTATTCCCGCGAATACGCTGAAGTCGAGCCGATCGTCACGACCTACAACCAATTGCTCAAAGTAGTGGGCGACATGGAAGGGGCACAGGCGTTGCTCAAGGACAGTGACCCGGACATGCGTGAAATGGCCGGTGAAGAAGTTCGCGACGCAAAGGCCCAGTTGCTTGACCTCGAAGGTCAGCTACAGCGCATGTTGCTGCCTAAAGATCCCAACGACGGCCGTAACGTATTCCTGGAAATTCGCGCCGGAACCGGTGGTGATGAAGCCGCGATATTTTCTGGCGATTTGTTCCGCATGTACTCGCGGTACGCCGAGCGTCGCGGCTGGCGAGTGGAAATTCTCTCTGAAAACATCGGCGAGCATGGCGGCTTCAAAGAAGTCATTGCTCGTGTAGAAGGCGAAAACGTTTACGGCAAACTGAAATTCGAGTCTGGCGCGCACCGGGTTCAACGGGTTCCCGAGACCGAATCCCAGGGTCGAATCCATACGTCTGCCTGCACCGTGGCGGTATTGCCCGAGCCCGACGAACAGCAGGTGATCGAGATCAATTCTTCCGACCTGCGGGTGGATACGTACAAATCCTCTGGCGCAGGCGGCCAGCACGTCAACAAAACCGACTCCGCTGTGCGCATTACCCACTTGCCGACCGGTATTGTGGTCGAGTGCCAGGAAGAGCGTTCCCAGCACAAGAACCGTGCACGGGCGATGTCATGGCTGTCAGCGAAACTCAATGATCAGCAAACCAGCGCGGCTGCCAATGCCATCGCCAGCGAGCGTAAACTGTTAGTGGGTTCCGGCGATCGATCCGAACGAATTCGCACCTATAACTTCCCGCAGGGTCGGGTCACGGACCACCGTGTCAACTTGACGCTGTATTCTCTTGATGAAGTTTTGGCGGGCGGGGTCGATGCAGTGATAGAGCCGCTATTAGCTGAGTATCAGGCCGATCAACTTGCGGCATTGGGTGAATAA
- the hemA gene encoding glutamyl-tRNA reductase, with the protein MAFLALGINHKTASVDVRERVAFTPELLIEALQQLCRLTDSREAAILSTCNRSELYIEHDNIAADSILRWLADYHHLSLEELRASAYVHEDDAAVRHMMRVASGLDSLVLGEPQILGQMKSAYAVAREAGTVGPLLGRLFQATFNAAKQVRTDTAIGENPVSVAFAAVSLAKQIFSDLQRSQALLIGAGETITLVARHLHELGVKRIVVANRTLERASILAAEFGAHAVLLSDIPAELVNSDIVISSTASQLPILGKGAVESALKLRKHKPIFMVDIAVPRDIEPEVGELDDVYLYSVDDLHEVVAENLKSRQGAAQAAEELVTIGANEFMLRLRELAAVDVLKAYRQQSERLRDDELLKAQRMLANGSSAEDVLMQLARGLTNKLMHAPSVQLKKLTAEGRLDALAMAQELFALGEGSTDKPPQ; encoded by the coding sequence ATGGCCTTCCTTGCACTTGGTATTAACCATAAGACTGCCTCAGTCGATGTCCGCGAGCGCGTGGCATTTACGCCTGAGCTGTTGATAGAGGCGTTGCAGCAGCTCTGCCGTCTCACCGACAGCCGAGAAGCTGCGATCCTTTCGACCTGCAATCGCAGCGAGCTTTACATAGAGCACGACAACATTGCTGCCGACTCAATTCTGCGTTGGCTGGCCGATTACCACCATCTGAGCCTGGAAGAGCTGCGCGCCAGTGCTTATGTGCACGAAGATGATGCGGCAGTTCGTCACATGATGCGGGTCGCCTCGGGGCTTGATTCGCTGGTATTGGGCGAGCCACAGATTCTCGGCCAAATGAAGTCCGCCTACGCCGTTGCACGGGAAGCGGGGACCGTTGGCCCGCTGCTCGGTCGATTGTTTCAGGCCACGTTCAATGCTGCGAAACAGGTGCGTACCGACACCGCCATCGGTGAAAACCCGGTGTCGGTGGCGTTTGCGGCGGTGAGCCTGGCGAAACAGATTTTCAGCGACTTGCAGCGCAGTCAGGCGTTGCTGATTGGTGCCGGTGAAACCATTACGCTGGTCGCCCGGCATCTGCATGAGCTGGGCGTGAAGCGTATTGTCGTGGCCAACCGCACGCTGGAGCGCGCCAGTATCCTGGCCGCCGAGTTCGGCGCGCATGCGGTATTGCTCTCGGACATTCCCGCTGAGTTGGTCAACAGTGACATCGTTATCAGTTCCACCGCCAGCCAGTTGCCGATTCTCGGTAAGGGCGCGGTGGAGAGCGCCTTGAAGCTGCGTAAGCACAAACCGATTTTCATGGTGGATATCGCCGTTCCTCGGGATATCGAGCCCGAAGTCGGCGAGTTGGACGACGTTTACCTTTATAGCGTCGATGACCTGCACGAAGTGGTCGCTGAAAACCTGAAGAGTCGCCAAGGCGCTGCGCAAGCGGCTGAAGAACTGGTGACCATCGGTGCCAACGAATTTATGCTGCGCTTGCGCGAATTGGCGGCAGTGGATGTGCTCAAGGCCTACCGCCAGCAAAGCGAGCGTCTGCGTGACGACGAACTGCTCAAAGCTCAACGGATGTTGGCCAACGGCAGCAGCGCAGAAGATGTGCTGATGCAGTTGGCGCGTGGCCTGACGAATAAACTGATGCACGCCCCCAGTGTGCAACTGAAAAAGCTGACAGCCGAAGGCCGCCTCGACGCGCTGGCCATGGCCCAGGAACTTTTTGCCCTCGGTGAGGGCTCGACGGATAAACCCCCGCAATGA
- a CDS encoding tetratricopeptide repeat protein, with translation MNRSSALFLAFVFLNGCQALAPVSPDATAPAVDTTPAPAAKPQVYSSFSQETVVSLLAAELAGQRNRFDIALDNYVTQAVITQDPGVSERAFRIAEYLGADQAALDTSLIWAKDDPTNLEAQRAAAIQLARAGRYDESMAYMEKVLQGKGDTHFDFLALSAAETDADTRAGLLKSFDRLLKKYPKNGQLIFGKALLLQQNGDAQQALTLLEDNPPTDGEVAPILLRARILQGMDRGKEALPILQKNINKYPDDKRLRLTYARMLVEQNRMEDAKVEFSSLVQQFPDDDELRYSLALVCLEAKAWDEAVGYLDDLITRGSHVDSAHLNLGRVDEERNDPDKALVEYAQVGPGNDYLAAQLRQADILMSHGRTAQASKLLASARDTQPDYAIQLYLIEAETLENNKQLDQSAHVLEVALKQYPDDLNLLYTRAMLAEKRNDLAQMETDLRAILKREPDNAMALNALGYTLSDRTTRYAEAKELIERAHHLNPEDPAVLDSLGWVNYRLGNLDEAERLLRQALERFPDHEVAAHLGEVLWAKGNQREARKVWGKALEQQPDSPILRSTLRRLTGSETL, from the coding sequence ATGAATAGATCCTCCGCGTTATTTCTCGCCTTTGTCTTTTTGAACGGCTGCCAGGCTCTGGCTCCCGTTTCCCCGGATGCCACCGCGCCGGCCGTAGACACGACACCCGCGCCTGCCGCCAAACCGCAGGTTTATAGCTCGTTCTCTCAAGAGACGGTTGTCAGCCTGTTGGCGGCGGAGCTAGCTGGCCAGCGCAATCGCTTCGACATTGCCCTGGACAACTACGTCACCCAAGCGGTTATTACCCAGGACCCGGGGGTTTCCGAGCGAGCCTTCCGGATTGCCGAGTACTTGGGCGCCGATCAGGCCGCGCTTGATACCTCGTTGATTTGGGCGAAAGACGACCCGACCAACCTTGAAGCTCAGCGCGCCGCAGCGATTCAACTGGCCCGTGCCGGTCGCTACGACGAATCCATGGCGTACATGGAAAAAGTGCTCCAGGGTAAAGGCGATACGCATTTTGATTTTCTGGCCCTGTCTGCGGCAGAAACCGATGCCGATACGCGCGCCGGCCTGCTGAAAAGCTTTGATCGCCTACTTAAGAAATACCCGAAAAACGGTCAGTTGATTTTCGGCAAAGCATTGCTCCTTCAGCAAAACGGCGATGCCCAGCAGGCCTTGACGTTGCTGGAAGACAACCCACCGACAGACGGTGAGGTTGCACCTATCCTACTGCGCGCGCGCATTCTTCAAGGGATGGACCGTGGCAAAGAAGCCCTGCCAATCCTGCAAAAAAACATCAACAAATACCCCGACGACAAACGTCTGCGCCTAACGTACGCACGGATGTTGGTCGAGCAAAACCGTATGGAAGACGCCAAGGTGGAGTTTTCCAGCCTGGTCCAGCAATTCCCGGACGACGACGAGTTGCGTTACTCGCTGGCGCTGGTGTGCCTTGAGGCCAAAGCCTGGGACGAAGCTGTCGGTTATCTCGATGATCTGATCACTCGCGGCAGCCACGTTGATTCGGCGCACCTGAACCTCGGTCGCGTGGACGAAGAACGCAACGACCCCGACAAAGCCCTGGTCGAATATGCCCAAGTCGGCCCCGGCAACGACTACTTGGCCGCTCAGTTACGTCAGGCCGATATCTTGATGAGTCACGGTCGCACCGCCCAAGCCTCCAAGTTGCTGGCCTCGGCCCGGGATACTCAGCCCGATTACGCGATTCAGCTGTATTTGATCGAAGCCGAGACGCTGGAGAACAACAAGCAGCTCGACCAGTCAGCCCATGTGCTAGAGGTGGCTCTTAAACAATACCCTGACGACCTGAACCTGCTCTACACCCGCGCCATGCTGGCGGAAAAACGCAACGATCTGGCGCAGATGGAAACCGACCTTCGCGCCATTCTCAAGCGTGAACCGGACAACGCCATGGCACTGAACGCATTGGGCTACACGCTTTCAGACCGCACAACGCGCTATGCCGAAGCCAAAGAGTTGATCGAACGCGCTCATCACCTAAACCCGGAAGACCCGGCTGTCCTCGACAGCCTGGGTTGGGTGAATTATCGCCTGGGAAACCTCGACGAAGCCGAGCGCCTACTGCGTCAAGCACTAGAGCGCTTCCCCGACCATGAAGTCGCGGCTCACTTGGGCGAAGTTCTGTGGGCCAAAGGCAATCAACGCGAAGCCCGTAAAGTCTGGGGCAAGGCCCTTGAACAACAACCTGACAGCCCAATTCTGCGCAGCACTCTGCGGCGCCTGACCGGATCCGAGACTCTTTAA
- the lolB gene encoding lipoprotein insertase outer membrane protein LolB, which translates to MFLRHVIVFSLITLLAGCAGFTNREAVQGQGNPAQWREHKVQLSSLDGWQISGKVGIRAPKDSGSGTLFWLQRQDYYDIRLSGPLGRGAARLTGRPGAVALEVANQGRFEASNPEDLLQAQLGWKLPVSHLVWWVRGLPAPDSKSKLTLDGDSRLASLEQDGWQVEYLSYSEQNGYWLPERIKLHGQDLDVTLVIKDWQPRKLGQ; encoded by the coding sequence ATGTTTTTGCGCCACGTTATCGTTTTCAGCTTGATCACCCTGCTCGCCGGCTGCGCCGGTTTTACTAACCGCGAAGCCGTACAAGGCCAGGGCAACCCTGCGCAATGGCGCGAGCATAAAGTACAACTGAGCAGCCTCGACGGCTGGCAAATCAGCGGCAAGGTCGGCATTCGAGCCCCTAAAGACTCGGGCAGCGGCACCTTGTTCTGGTTGCAACGCCAGGACTACTACGACATTCGCCTTTCCGGCCCTCTGGGACGCGGCGCAGCACGCTTGACTGGCCGTCCTGGCGCCGTAGCGCTGGAAGTTGCCAATCAGGGCCGCTTCGAAGCCTCCAACCCCGAAGACCTGTTGCAAGCGCAACTGGGCTGGAAGTTACCGGTCTCGCATCTGGTCTGGTGGGTGCGCGGCCTCCCCGCCCCCGACAGCAAAAGCAAATTGACGCTGGACGGTGACAGCCGCCTCGCCAGCCTTGAACAAGATGGCTGGCAAGTCGAATACCTGAGCTATTCGGAACAGAACGGCTACTGGCTACCCGAACGCATCAAGCTGCACGGCCAAGACCTCGACGTCACGCTAGTGATCAAGGACTGGCAGCCACGCAAATTGGGGCAGTGA
- the ispE gene encoding 4-(cytidine 5'-diphospho)-2-C-methyl-D-erythritol kinase produces the protein MIPDRLTLPAPAKLNLMLHILGRRADGYHELQTLFQFLDYGDELSFAVRDDGEICLQTDIPNVPHDGNLIVKAARALQKQSGSNLGVDIWLEKRLPMGGGIGGGSSDAATTLLGLNHLWKLGWDEDRLAALGLTLGADVPVFVRGHAAFAEGVGEILTPVDPEEPWYLVLVPQVSVSTAEIFSDPLLTRDTPPIKVRPVLEGNSRNDCQPVVERRYPAVRNALNLLGKYVDAKLTGTGSCVFGAFPNKAEADKVSALLTETLTGFVAKGSNVSMLHRKLQELF, from the coding sequence ATGATTCCTGACCGCCTGACGCTGCCTGCACCGGCCAAACTCAACTTGATGCTGCATATTCTCGGGCGACGTGCTGACGGCTATCACGAGCTGCAGACGTTGTTTCAGTTCCTCGATTATGGCGACGAACTCAGTTTTGCCGTGCGCGATGACGGCGAAATTTGTCTGCAGACCGACATTCCTAACGTCCCCCACGACGGTAATCTGATTGTCAAGGCCGCCCGCGCACTGCAAAAACAGTCCGGCAGCAACCTCGGCGTAGACATCTGGCTGGAAAAACGTTTGCCCATGGGCGGAGGAATCGGTGGCGGAAGCTCCGATGCAGCGACGACGCTGCTGGGCCTCAATCACCTTTGGAAACTTGGCTGGGACGAAGATCGCCTGGCCGCTTTAGGCCTGACATTGGGCGCAGACGTCCCGGTTTTCGTGCGCGGACACGCGGCTTTTGCCGAAGGCGTCGGAGAAATATTGACCCCTGTAGACCCCGAAGAACCGTGGTATCTGGTGCTTGTGCCGCAAGTATCTGTAAGTACAGCAGAAATTTTTTCCGATCCGCTGTTGACACGTGACACTCCTCCAATTAAAGTGCGCCCCGTTCTTGAGGGAAACAGTCGAAATGACTGTCAACCGGTTGTAGAGAGGCGTTACCCAGCTGTTCGTAACGCTTTGAATTTGTTAGGCAAATATGTCGACGCAAAATTAACCGGAACTGGAAGTTGTGTGTTTGGGGCCTTCCCAAACAAAGCTGAAGCTGATAAAGTCTCGGCCCTTCTAACAGAGACCCTTACAGGGTTTGTAGCAAAGGGAAGCAACGTTTCGATGTTGCATCGCAAGCTGCAAGAGCTGTTCTAA
- a CDS encoding ribose-phosphate pyrophosphokinase, with protein MSKMMVFTGNANPDLARRVVRQLHIPLGDISVGKFSDGEISAEINENVRGKDVFIIQPTCAPTNDNLMELVVMADAFRRSSASRITAVIPYFGYARQDRRPRSARVAISAKVVADMLTVVGIDRVLTVDLHADQIQGFFDIPVDNIYGSPVLVDDIEDQRFENLMIVSPDIGGVVRARAVAKSLGVDLGIIDKRREKANHSEVMHIIGDVEGRTCILVDDMVDTAGTLCHAAKALKEHGASKVFAYCTHPVLSGRAIENIENSMLDELVVTNTIPLSAAAQACSRIRQLDIAPVVAEAVRRISNEESISAMFR; from the coding sequence GTGTCCAAGATGATGGTCTTTACGGGGAACGCCAACCCCGATCTAGCTCGACGTGTAGTACGTCAGCTACATATCCCACTAGGTGATATCTCTGTCGGTAAGTTCTCCGATGGCGAAATCAGCGCTGAGATTAACGAAAACGTTCGCGGTAAAGACGTCTTCATTATCCAGCCGACTTGTGCCCCAACGAACGATAACCTGATGGAACTGGTAGTGATGGCTGACGCCTTCCGCCGCTCTTCGGCTTCTCGTATCACTGCGGTAATCCCATACTTTGGTTATGCCCGTCAGGATCGCCGTCCGCGTTCCGCACGTGTAGCTATCAGCGCGAAAGTTGTGGCTGACATGCTTACCGTGGTCGGGATCGATCGTGTTCTCACGGTTGATCTGCATGCTGACCAGATTCAGGGTTTCTTCGATATTCCGGTAGATAACATCTACGGCTCCCCGGTATTGGTGGATGACATTGAAGACCAACGCTTCGAAAACCTGATGATCGTATCCCCGGATATTGGCGGCGTCGTGCGTGCACGTGCTGTTGCCAAATCTCTGGGCGTCGACCTCGGGATCATCGACAAGCGCCGTGAGAAAGCTAATCACTCTGAAGTGATGCATATCATCGGTGATGTTGAAGGGCGCACCTGTATTCTGGTCGATGACATGGTCGATACCGCCGGCACTTTGTGCCACGCGGCCAAGGCCCTGAAAGAGCATGGCGCTTCCAAAGTCTTTGCCTACTGCACGCACCCTGTGCTGTCGGGCCGGGCTATCGAGAACATTGAAAATTCCATGCTGGACGAACTGGTGGTAACTAATACCATCCCGTTGTCCGCTGCTGCACAAGCCTGTTCACGTATCCGTCAATTGGATATTGCACCGGTAGTCGCCGAAGCGGTTCGCCGCATCAGCAACGAAGAATCGATCAGCGCGATGTTCCGCTAA
- a CDS encoding 50S ribosomal protein L25/general stress protein Ctc, with product MNEFTLNAELRSDLGKGASRRLRRLASLVPAVVYGGENAPESISMTAKDVAKLLENEAAFSHVIELNVAGTKQNVVIKALQRHPAKGHVLHADFVRVIAGQKLIAHVPVHFINQEAPIKKGGEISHVISEVEVTCLPKDLPEFIEVDLANAEVGSIVHLSDLKAPKGVEFVALVHGNDLAVANVHAPRVAPTEEAPAAE from the coding sequence ATGAATGAATTTACTTTAAATGCTGAACTGCGTTCCGACCTGGGGAAAGGTGCGAGCCGCCGCCTACGTCGTCTCGCGAGCCTGGTTCCAGCTGTAGTTTACGGTGGCGAAAACGCCCCGGAATCCATCAGCATGACCGCCAAAGACGTAGCCAAACTGCTCGAAAACGAAGCTGCTTTCAGCCACGTTATCGAACTGAATGTTGCTGGCACCAAGCAGAACGTCGTTATCAAGGCACTGCAACGTCACCCAGCTAAAGGCCACGTGCTGCACGCTGACTTCGTACGTGTAATTGCTGGTCAGAAACTGATCGCTCACGTACCGGTGCACTTCATCAATCAAGAAGCGCCAATCAAGAAAGGCGGCGAAATCTCGCACGTTATTTCTGAAGTTGAAGTGACTTGCTTGCCGAAAGATCTGCCTGAGTTCATCGAAGTCGACTTGGCTAACGCCGAAGTTGGTTCGATCGTTCACTTGTCAGACCTGAAAGCACCAAAAGGTGTTGAGTTTGTTGCTCTCGTGCACGGTAACGACTTGGCTGTAGCCAACGTTCACGCACCACGCGTAGCACCTACTGAAGAAGCACCTGCAGCCGAGTAA
- the pth gene encoding aminoacyl-tRNA hydrolase gives MTAIQLIVGLGNPGAEYEQTRHNAGAFFVERIAAAQGVNLVPERKFFGLTGRFSHLGQDVRLLIPTTFMNRSGQSVAALAGFYRIPVDAILVAHDELDLPPGVAKLKQGGGHGGHNGLRDIIAQLGNQNTFHRLRLGIGHPGDASKVSGFVLGRAPRAEQEKLDASIDFALGVLPDIFAGEWNRAMKNLHSQKA, from the coding sequence GTGACTGCCATACAACTGATCGTTGGCCTGGGAAATCCAGGCGCCGAATACGAACAGACCCGGCATAACGCAGGGGCTTTTTTTGTTGAGCGTATTGCTGCGGCTCAAGGCGTCAACCTAGTGCCTGAGCGCAAATTTTTTGGCCTGACCGGGCGTTTTAGTCATCTGGGTCAGGATGTTCGCCTGCTGATTCCCACCACGTTCATGAACCGCAGCGGTCAATCCGTCGCGGCGCTTGCTGGCTTCTATCGCATCCCGGTAGACGCCATACTGGTGGCTCACGACGAACTTGATCTGCCACCCGGCGTTGCCAAGCTTAAGCAAGGCGGCGGCCATGGCGGTCATAACGGGTTGCGCGACATCATCGCTCAGCTCGGCAATCAGAATACATTTCACCGCCTGCGGCTTGGCATTGGCCACCCGGGCGATGCCAGTAAGGTCTCTGGTTTTGTCCTGGGTCGAGCGCCTCGCGCCGAACAGGAAAAACTGGACGCCAGTATCGATTTTGCCCTCGGCGTGCTGCCGGATATCTTCGCCGGTGAATGGAACCGTGCGATGAAAAACCTGCACAGCCAGAAGGCTTGA
- the ychF gene encoding redox-regulated ATPase YchF: MGFNCGIVGLPNVGKSTLFNALTKSGIAAENFPFCTIEPNTGIVAMPDTRLDALAVIVKPKRILPTTMEFVDIAGLVAGASKGEGLGNKFLANIRETDAIAHVVRCFEDENVIHVSNSVDPKRDIEIIDLELIFADLDSCEKQLQKVTRNAKGGDKDAVIQKGLLEQLISHFTEGKPARSLMKNMSTDEKTAIRGFHLLTTKPVMYIANVAEDGFENNPLLDVVRAIAEAEGAIVVPVCNKIEAEIAELDDGEEKDMFLEALGLEEPGLNRVIRAGYEMLHLQTYFTAGVEEVRAWTVRVGATGPQAAGVIHTDFEKGFIRAEVIAYDDFIQYKGEAGAKEAGKWRLEGKEYIVKDGDVMHFRFNV; the protein is encoded by the coding sequence ATGGGATTCAATTGCGGCATCGTCGGCCTACCTAACGTCGGCAAGTCCACCCTGTTCAACGCCCTGACCAAATCCGGTATTGCGGCAGAGAATTTTCCCTTCTGCACCATCGAGCCGAACACCGGCATCGTGGCGATGCCTGACACGCGTCTTGATGCCTTGGCCGTCATCGTCAAACCGAAGCGCATTCTGCCAACCACCATGGAGTTCGTCGACATCGCCGGCCTCGTGGCGGGCGCTTCGAAAGGTGAAGGCTTGGGCAACAAGTTCCTCGCCAACATCCGCGAAACCGATGCCATCGCTCACGTGGTCCGCTGCTTCGAAGACGAGAACGTGATTCACGTTTCCAACAGCGTCGACCCGAAACGCGACATCGAGATCATTGACCTGGAATTGATCTTCGCCGACCTCGACAGCTGCGAAAAGCAATTGCAGAAAGTCACGCGCAACGCCAAAGGCGGTGACAAGGACGCGGTCATTCAAAAAGGTCTGCTGGAACAACTCATCTCTCACTTCACTGAAGGCAAGCCCGCGCGCAGTCTGATGAAGAACATGAGCACCGATGAGAAGACCGCCATTCGCGGCTTCCACCTGCTGACCACCAAGCCCGTCATGTACATCGCCAACGTCGCCGAAGACGGCTTCGAAAACAACCCGCTGCTGGACGTGGTTCGCGCCATCGCCGAAGCAGAAGGCGCGATCGTGGTACCGGTCTGCAACAAGATCGAAGCAGAAATTGCCGAGCTGGATGACGGCGAAGAAAAAGACATGTTCCTCGAAGCCCTGGGCCTCGAAGAGCCGGGTCTAAACCGGGTAATCCGCGCCGGCTACGAGATGCTGCACCTGCAGACCTACTTCACCGCAGGCGTTGAAGAAGTCCGTGCCTGGACCGTTCGCGTCGGCGCCACAGGCCCTCAAGCCGCAGGCGTGATCCACACCGACTTCGAAAAAGGCTTCATCCGCGCAGAAGTCATCGCCTATGACGATTTCATTCAATACAAAGGCGAAGCCGGTGCTAAAGAAGCCGGTAAATGGCGTCTGGAAGGCAAGGAATACATTGTCAAAGACGGCGACGTGATGCACTTCCGCTTTAACGTCTAA